A genomic window from Massilia sp. METH4 includes:
- the yiaA gene encoding inner membrane protein YiaA, with protein MATGQRPTSAFVGASWLALLVGVVTYLIGLWNATMQLNEKGYYFTLLLYGLFSAVSLQKSVRDRMEGIRVTSLYFNLCWVSVLAALALLGVGLWNANLALSEKGFYAMAYALSLFAAVAVQKNVRDSAGPVEVVQEKLE; from the coding sequence ATGGCAACTGGTCAACGTCCTACTTCCGCCTTCGTGGGCGCATCCTGGCTGGCGCTGCTGGTCGGCGTCGTCACCTATCTCATCGGCTTGTGGAATGCAACGATGCAGCTGAACGAGAAAGGGTATTACTTCACCTTGCTGCTGTACGGGCTATTTTCAGCCGTATCGCTGCAGAAATCCGTGCGTGATCGGATGGAAGGTATCCGCGTGACGTCGTTGTATTTCAACCTGTGCTGGGTTTCCGTGCTGGCTGCCCTCGCGCTGCTGGGCGTGGGCTTGTGGAATGCCAACCTGGCGCTGAGCGAGAAGGGGTTTTATGCGATGGCGTATGCGTTGAGCCTGTTCGCGGCCGTGGCGGTACAGAAGAATGTGCGCGACAGCGCCGGGCCGGTGGAGGTCGTGCAGGAGAAGTTGGAATAA
- a CDS encoding DUF6600 domain-containing protein has product MSRKLLHFLLLAALVAASSFALAVEPPTLVGRISAAEGQVTVQTDEGDETGSLLNWPVKRGDRISTARGARTEFRVGPVAVRLDGDSALDIEELDEDVMHLRLNYGSASVRVRDPQALSGFELATPHGRVVLTEPGTVRVDTDREPDTTSVSVLMGVARLEAAGTALTLRTGKRADIRGDDVRTGQALQDGFDSWAFARDRRDEGAIATRYIPTYVTGYEDLDHYGSWTVDDIYGPLWTPRSIASGWSPYSDGRWAWVAPWGWTWVDNAPWGYAPFHYGRWVTVRNRWYWAPGRIVGRPVWAPALVGWVGGAGWSVAFSDRRHRPGLGWYPLTPRDRYVPHYHVSPDHERRLGWDWRGGRWKSVPTRREGITIVPREQFEDRRSVRVNNLPRASVASNPSSLPLAAPVVPGFARAPDRNRDGIADRPQVNRIQTDRNNDGLPDRMQVGRDRESIADRPQADRNRDGTPDRLQADRNRDGTPDSVQVDRNRDGTPDRLQIDRSRDNVISTDRVQADRIIAPAERSQVDRNRDGITDRFRAERNIDSVAERMQRERDMAPRPIVTERPRIERPQVDRPRVEAPQIQRPQVDRPVSQPAFSAPPPVTTVPPPAPVPQPAPRPQMEQAPSRSFIANERLERQREMMQERAEARREMEIRREQRMSIQQPPPAAPAPQPRPEPIARPAPVAQPAPPAPAPSVQPRGERPGRDRGDGARER; this is encoded by the coding sequence ATGTCCCGCAAATTACTGCATTTCCTATTGCTGGCGGCCCTCGTGGCCGCTTCGTCGTTTGCGCTGGCCGTCGAGCCGCCGACGCTGGTCGGCAGGATCTCCGCGGCCGAGGGCCAGGTCACGGTGCAGACCGATGAAGGCGACGAGACCGGCTCCCTGCTGAACTGGCCCGTCAAGCGCGGCGACCGGATCTCCACGGCGCGCGGCGCGCGTACCGAATTCCGCGTCGGCCCCGTGGCAGTGCGCCTCGATGGCGACAGCGCGCTCGACATCGAGGAACTCGATGAAGACGTGATGCACCTGCGGCTGAACTACGGTTCGGCCAGCGTGCGCGTGCGCGATCCGCAGGCGCTGTCCGGCTTCGAGCTGGCCACGCCGCATGGCCGCGTTGTCCTGACCGAGCCCGGTACCGTGCGCGTCGATACCGACCGCGAGCCGGATACCACGTCCGTCTCCGTGCTGATGGGCGTGGCCCGCCTGGAAGCGGCCGGCACGGCGCTCACGCTGCGCACCGGCAAGCGTGCCGACATCCGCGGCGACGACGTGCGCACCGGCCAGGCCTTGCAGGATGGCTTCGATTCCTGGGCCTTCGCGCGCGACCGCCGCGACGAAGGCGCCATCGCCACCCGTTACATTCCCACGTACGTGACCGGCTACGAAGACCTGGATCATTACGGCAGCTGGACGGTCGACGACATCTACGGCCCCCTGTGGACGCCCCGGTCCATCGCCAGCGGCTGGTCGCCGTACAGCGACGGCCGCTGGGCCTGGGTCGCTCCCTGGGGCTGGACGTGGGTCGACAATGCGCCATGGGGCTACGCGCCCTTCCACTATGGCCGCTGGGTGACGGTACGCAACCGCTGGTACTGGGCGCCGGGCCGGATCGTCGGCCGCCCCGTGTGGGCACCGGCGCTGGTGGGCTGGGTGGGTGGCGCCGGCTGGTCCGTCGCATTCAGCGACCGCCGCCATCGCCCCGGCCTGGGCTGGTATCCGCTCACGCCGCGCGACCGCTACGTGCCGCATTACCACGTGTCGCCGGATCATGAGCGCCGGCTGGGCTGGGACTGGCGGGGCGGGCGCTGGAAATCCGTGCCGACCCGCCGCGAAGGCATTACGATCGTGCCGCGCGAGCAGTTCGAGGACCGCCGCAGCGTGCGCGTGAACAACCTGCCGCGCGCCTCGGTGGCATCGAACCCGTCCAGTCTCCCGCTGGCCGCGCCTGTGGTGCCCGGCTTTGCACGCGCGCCCGACCGCAACCGCGACGGCATTGCCGACCGGCCGCAGGTCAACCGTATCCAGACCGACCGCAACAACGACGGCCTGCCGGACCGGATGCAAGTGGGCCGTGACCGCGAGAGCATTGCCGACCGCCCGCAAGCGGACCGCAACCGCGACGGTACGCCTGATCGCTTGCAGGCCGACCGCAACCGCGACGGCACGCCCGACAGCGTGCAGGTCGACCGTAACCGCGATGGCACGCCCGACCGCCTGCAGATCGACCGCAGCCGCGATAACGTCATTTCCACGGACCGCGTGCAAGCCGACCGCATCATCGCTCCCGCCGAGCGCAGCCAGGTCGACCGCAACCGCGACGGCATAACCGACCGCTTCCGTGCCGAGCGCAATATCGACAGCGTGGCCGAGCGCATGCAGCGCGAACGCGACATGGCGCCGCGCCCGATCGTGACCGAGCGGCCGCGTATCGAGCGGCCGCAGGTGGACCGCCCGCGCGTGGAAGCGCCGCAGATCCAGCGCCCCCAGGTGGACCGGCCGGTGAGCCAGCCCGCGTTCAGCGCACCCCCGCCGGTGACGACCGTGCCGCCGCCCGCTCCGGTGCCGCAACCGGCACCGCGACCGCAGATGGAACAGGCGCCGTCGCGCTCCTTCATTGCCAACGAGCGGTTGGAGCGCCAGCGCGAGATGATGCAGGAGCGTGCCGAGGCGCGCCGCGAGATGGAAATCCGTCGCGAGCAACGCATGTCCATCCAGCAACCGCCGCCTGCGGCACCGGCACCCCAGCCACGCCCCGAGCCCATCGCCCGCCCCGCCCCGGTAGCCCAGCCGGCACCGCCCGCGCCCGCTCCGAGCGTGCAGCCGCGCGGCGAGCGCCCCGGCCGCGACCGCGGTGACGGCGCTCGCGAGCGCTAA
- a CDS encoding DUF808 domain-containing protein has protein sequence MAGTSLLALIDDIASILDDVAAMSKVAAKKTAGVLGDDLALNAQQVAGVKADRELPVVWAVAVGSLKNKAILVPAALAISAFAPWAVTPLLMIGGAYLCFEGFEKLAHKFLHSKEEDEAHHAELASAVANPQIDLVALEKDKIKGAVRTDFILSAEIIVIALGTIANAPFMQQVSVLVAISLAMTVGVYGLVAGIVKLDDAGQYLVDRHPSGVLHGLGKGLLATAPRLMKLLSVLGTVAMFMVGGSIITHGAPFLHHAIEHAATAAGPILGAITTHLADIVVGVVTGGIVLVGVTLVGKLLRGVKGKA, from the coding sequence ATGGCCGGAACCAGCCTGCTTGCCCTGATCGACGATATTGCCTCCATCCTTGACGACGTTGCCGCCATGAGCAAGGTCGCCGCCAAGAAAACCGCAGGCGTGCTGGGCGACGACCTGGCGCTGAACGCGCAGCAGGTGGCCGGCGTGAAGGCGGACCGGGAATTGCCGGTCGTGTGGGCGGTTGCCGTGGGTTCGCTGAAGAACAAGGCGATCCTGGTGCCCGCCGCGCTGGCGATCAGCGCCTTCGCCCCCTGGGCCGTGACCCCGCTGCTGATGATCGGCGGCGCCTACCTGTGCTTCGAGGGCTTCGAGAAACTGGCGCACAAATTCCTGCACAGCAAGGAAGAAGACGAGGCCCACCATGCCGAACTCGCGTCCGCTGTCGCCAATCCGCAAATCGACCTCGTTGCGCTGGAGAAGGACAAGATCAAGGGCGCCGTGCGCACCGACTTCATCCTGTCTGCCGAGATCATCGTGATCGCGCTCGGCACCATCGCCAACGCCCCGTTCATGCAGCAGGTGTCGGTGCTGGTCGCCATCTCGCTGGCCATGACGGTCGGCGTGTACGGCCTGGTGGCCGGCATCGTCAAGCTGGATGACGCTGGCCAGTACCTGGTGGATCGCCACCCATCCGGCGTGCTGCATGGCTTGGGCAAGGGCCTGCTGGCGACGGCGCCAAGGCTGATGAAGCTGCTGTCGGTGCTGGGCACGGTGGCCATGTTCATGGTCGGCGGCAGCATCATCACGCACGGCGCGCCGTTCCTGCACCATGCGATCGAGCACGCGGCGACGGCGGCTGGCCCGATCCTGGGTGCGATCACGACGCACCTGGCCGACATCGTCGTCGGCGTCGTGACCGGTGGCATCGTCCTGGTGGGTGTGACGCTGGTCGGCAAGCTGCTGCGCGGCGTCAAGGGCAAGGCTTGA
- the cdiI gene encoding ribonuclease toxin immunity protein CdiI, with amino-acid sequence MDLPIVLDRSLFPAQAFFNAMSDWTFISTLEAFSNSIGAGFNDAVCEFPSEIEPGDESFEGVKFYILDEELVISGADFLSILEQACSIYLARHPADRDRVSKLCRKIRAELPADH; translated from the coding sequence ATGGATCTTCCAATCGTCCTCGATCGCTCCTTATTTCCTGCGCAAGCGTTCTTCAATGCGATGTCTGACTGGACTTTCATATCGACACTCGAGGCGTTTTCGAATTCGATAGGTGCAGGATTCAATGACGCAGTGTGCGAATTCCCAAGTGAAATAGAACCGGGCGATGAGTCCTTCGAGGGCGTGAAGTTCTATATTCTCGATGAGGAACTGGTAATCTCGGGCGCGGATTTTCTTTCGATTCTTGAGCAAGCATGCTCTATTTATCTGGCCAGACACCCTGCAGACCGGGATCGGGTGAGCAAGTTGTGCAGGAAGATCAGAGCGGAGCTGCCCGCCGATCATTAA
- a CDS encoding LysE family transporter: MSFATWFGFAISAIIIALSPGSGAVLSMSHGLSYGVKKASATVIGLQLGLLLVLFIAGAGVGSLLLASEVAFNIVKTVGALYLIYLGLAQWRARVNEGTEVVAARSAVPSVKRRLLTGFLTNATNPKGIIFMVAVLPQFITQSEPVLPQLLILAATMVTIDLTVMHGYAFLASTMQGYFRDARAMRIQNRVFGGLLMAVGTALFFVKRNA; this comes from the coding sequence ATGAGCTTCGCCACCTGGTTCGGTTTCGCCATCTCCGCCATCATCATCGCCCTGTCGCCGGGCTCGGGCGCCGTGCTGTCGATGTCGCATGGATTGTCGTATGGCGTGAAAAAAGCGAGCGCTACCGTGATCGGCCTGCAACTGGGCCTGTTGCTGGTGCTGTTCATCGCCGGCGCAGGTGTGGGCTCGCTGCTGCTCGCTTCCGAAGTAGCGTTCAATATCGTCAAGACGGTAGGTGCGCTGTACCTGATCTATCTGGGCCTGGCGCAATGGCGCGCCAGGGTAAACGAAGGCACTGAAGTGGTGGCAGCCCGCTCGGCGGTGCCTTCCGTGAAGCGTCGGCTGCTGACGGGCTTCCTCACGAATGCGACCAATCCGAAAGGCATCATCTTCATGGTGGCCGTGCTGCCGCAGTTCATCACGCAAAGCGAACCCGTGCTGCCGCAACTGCTGATTCTCGCCGCTACCATGGTGACGATCGATCTGACAGTCATGCATGGCTACGCCTTCCTGGCGTCGACCATGCAGGGCTATTTCCGCGACGCCCGGGCAATGCGCATCCAGAACCGCGTCTTCGGCGGCCTGCTGATGGCGGTCGGCACGGCGCTGTTCTTCGTCAAGCGTAACGCCTGA